Proteins encoded within one genomic window of Alteribacter populi:
- a CDS encoding DUF420 domain-containing protein, giving the protein MNTHYVKTVIIATIIVNTLVVCLSFLPGYEGELPTIVKQLPLLNAILNSFTFLFLLSALIAILKRNIKVHQRFIYAAFSTTFIFLLSYVTYHFLAPSTPFGGEGWIAGVYYFILITHIILAAIIVPLALMSFFSGFNDHRTRHRKWVRWTMPLWLYVSLTGVIVYVLISPYY; this is encoded by the coding sequence ATGAATACACATTACGTTAAAACTGTGATTATCGCAACCATTATCGTCAATACTTTGGTTGTATGTCTTTCTTTTTTACCAGGTTATGAGGGAGAGCTCCCGACAATTGTTAAACAGCTGCCATTATTAAATGCGATTTTAAATAGTTTTACTTTCTTATTCTTATTAAGTGCATTAATTGCCATATTAAAACGTAACATTAAAGTTCACCAGCGCTTTATTTATGCAGCTTTTTCGACAACCTTTATCTTCTTGCTATCCTATGTAACATACCATTTCCTTGCACCATCTACACCATTTGGCGGAGAAGGTTGGATCGCTGGGGTTTATTACTTCATTTTGATTACTCACATTATACTAGCAGCAATTATTGTTCCGCTTGCACTCATGAGCTTCTTCAGCGGATTTAATGATCATCGTACAAGACACCGAAAGTGGGTAAGGTGGACTATGCCACTATGGCTTTATGTAAGTCTTACTGGTGTCATTGTATATGTTTTAATATCCCCATATTATTAA
- a CDS encoding peptidase codes for MENKKNEVQKWLHNHKLKAVELLQSLIREPSTQMNEARVQELVAKKLAELGCKIDVWEPSGEILTSHQAFISPRDDFRGSPNVVGVKKGIGGGRSLVLNGHIDVVPEGDLKAWDADPYGGEYRDDKVFGRGATDMKGGNVAMIMAMEALQECDVSLKGDLIFHSVIEEESGGAGTLAAILKEYTGDAAIIPEPTNMKIFPKQQGSIWFRMYVKGKSAHGGTRYEGISAIEKTQLVLDELKKLEQIRNQRINDPLFKDIPIPIPINVGVIEGGDWPSSVADLVKVEGRFGVSPDESIESAKAEFLDHFASISKIDPWFIEHPVQIEWFGARWLPGSISNDHPLLTSLQRQYEFVCQKEPVVEASPWGTDGGLLSAIGNVPSIVFGPGITSMAHYANEYIEMDNVMTCAEILALTMMDWCNQPKQEGAIN; via the coding sequence ATGGAAAATAAAAAAAATGAAGTTCAAAAATGGCTCCATAATCATAAGTTAAAAGCTGTTGAACTCCTTCAATCGTTGATTCGTGAGCCATCCACACAAATGAATGAGGCGAGGGTTCAGGAACTCGTTGCAAAAAAGTTAGCTGAACTGGGCTGTAAAATTGATGTGTGGGAACCCTCGGGTGAAATATTAACTTCGCACCAAGCCTTTATTTCTCCAAGAGATGACTTTAGAGGAAGTCCGAACGTGGTAGGGGTAAAGAAAGGAATAGGCGGTGGACGTTCCCTTGTTCTTAATGGGCACATTGATGTCGTTCCAGAAGGCGACTTAAAGGCGTGGGATGCTGATCCTTACGGTGGAGAATACCGGGATGATAAGGTTTTTGGCAGAGGAGCTACAGACATGAAAGGCGGGAATGTGGCCATGATCATGGCTATGGAAGCTCTTCAGGAATGTGACGTTTCACTGAAAGGGGATCTTATTTTTCATAGCGTTATAGAAGAAGAGAGTGGTGGAGCCGGAACGTTAGCCGCTATATTAAAAGAGTATACAGGCGATGCAGCGATTATCCCGGAGCCAACGAACATGAAAATTTTCCCTAAACAACAAGGGTCTATTTGGTTTCGCATGTATGTGAAGGGCAAATCGGCTCACGGAGGTACGCGGTATGAAGGGATAAGTGCGATTGAAAAAACTCAACTAGTTCTTGACGAGCTCAAAAAGTTGGAACAAATAAGAAACCAAAGAATTAATGATCCTCTATTTAAGGATATCCCTATCCCGATACCGATCAATGTCGGTGTAATTGAAGGGGGAGATTGGCCATCGTCGGTAGCTGACCTTGTAAAAGTCGAAGGGCGGTTTGGAGTCTCTCCAGATGAAAGCATCGAGTCTGCAAAAGCAGAGTTTCTTGATCATTTTGCATCAATATCGAAGATCGATCCCTGGTTCATAGAACACCCTGTCCAAATTGAATGGTTTGGTGCACGCTGGCTTCCAGGATCGATATCAAATGACCATCCGTTACTTACAAGTTTGCAGCGTCAATATGAATTCGTTTGCCAGAAAGAACCCGTTGTTGAAGCTTCTCCATGGGGAACAGATGGCGGCTTATTATCAGCCATTGGTAATGTCCCTTCGATTGTATTTGGACCCGGAATAACGAGTATGGCTCACTATGCCAATGAATATATTGAAATGGATAACGTGATGACGTGTGCTGAAATCCTCGCTTTGACGATGATGGATTGGTGTAACCAACCCAAACAGGAAGGAGCAATCAATTGA
- a CDS encoding 3-oxoacid CoA-transferase subunit B, protein MGMGKSVREMIAKRAAKEISVGMVVNLGIGIPTLVADYLPPSLPVMFHAENGVLGTGAKPNHGEENPHLCNAGGYPITTVKGASYFDSATAFAIIRRGKLDMTIMGALQVSEIGDLANWIVPGKRVPGMGGAVELAQKAQRVVILMNHTDKYGEPKIVKTCRLPLTAPHCVDLIITEMAVIEVTDKGLVLKEIFSPYSLEDVIDNTEPELQVKGDVKVVS, encoded by the coding sequence ATGGGTATGGGAAAATCAGTAAGAGAGATGATCGCTAAACGAGCAGCAAAAGAAATTAGTGTAGGGATGGTTGTTAACCTTGGTATTGGGATACCTACATTAGTAGCCGACTACTTGCCACCTTCTCTACCTGTTATGTTTCATGCTGAAAATGGCGTTCTCGGTACCGGGGCAAAACCGAATCATGGAGAAGAAAACCCTCATTTATGTAATGCTGGAGGGTACCCGATCACAACTGTAAAAGGCGCTTCCTACTTTGACAGTGCCACTGCTTTTGCCATTATCAGACGCGGAAAATTGGATATGACGATTATGGGAGCTCTTCAAGTAAGTGAGATAGGTGATTTAGCCAATTGGATTGTACCTGGAAAACGAGTGCCAGGAATGGGTGGTGCGGTTGAACTGGCACAGAAAGCGCAACGTGTGGTCATTTTAATGAATCATACAGACAAATATGGAGAACCCAAAATTGTAAAGACATGCCGACTTCCGCTTACAGCCCCGCACTGTGTTGATTTAATCATTACCGAAATGGCAGTGATCGAAGTTACTGATAAAGGACTTGTCTTAAAGGAAATCTTTTCGCCTTATTCGTTGGAAGATGTGATTGATAATACAGAACCCGAGCTTCAAGTAAAAGGCGATGTGAAGGTTGTTTCTTAG
- a CDS encoding YokU family protein, with the protein MSCKWCESENAIHSLESAFWELPDGTKAVEITQVPSIKCPDCDIVYIEEHMISEIEDQFMLIDTKKLEQQFSYKTLMDQPRFLKKNYFNFES; encoded by the coding sequence ATGAGCTGCAAATGGTGTGAATCGGAAAACGCAATCCATTCGTTAGAATCCGCTTTTTGGGAATTACCTGACGGAACCAAAGCAGTAGAAATTACTCAAGTCCCGTCAATTAAATGTCCCGATTGCGACATCGTGTATATCGAAGAGCACATGATTTCAGAAATTGAAGACCAATTTATGCTCATTGATACGAAAAAGCTTGAGCAACAATTTTCATATAAAACTTTAATGGACCAACCCCGATTCTTAAAGAAAAACTATTTTAATTTTGAGAGTTGA
- the ablB gene encoding putative beta-lysine N-acetyltransferase has translation MKNIWETDIKNDRLVAYLPNLTYTDVHKLKEDINQHQRGKWIIYSIDAKAEELIQLGFSLEAATSGFFNGEKAYIYTRYGREDRSCTKTKEGNEKVLRLVSNDKKEVNLQNESPYPTGKVTEEELISLVQLYKLVFPQYPTNIFEPKALKKAMENDYLFVVAKDGEEVIAAASAMRTGYGSAEITDCAVNPDYRGKQLLHYLVVALEKECIAEGIDHVFSITRARSTGMNMTVKRLNYEYEGTLINNCIITSGFEDMNIWSKALKK, from the coding sequence ATGAAAAACATTTGGGAAACAGACATAAAAAATGATCGGCTTGTAGCCTATTTACCTAACCTTACATATACGGATGTTCATAAACTAAAAGAGGATATCAACCAACACCAAAGAGGGAAGTGGATTATCTATTCGATAGATGCAAAAGCTGAGGAACTCATTCAATTGGGTTTTTCATTAGAAGCCGCGACATCTGGTTTCTTTAACGGTGAAAAGGCATATATTTACACTCGATATGGTCGAGAGGACCGAAGTTGCACAAAAACGAAGGAAGGAAATGAGAAGGTTCTCCGCCTTGTAAGTAATGACAAAAAAGAAGTTAACTTGCAAAACGAATCACCTTATCCCACAGGCAAAGTAACAGAAGAAGAACTAATATCGTTAGTACAGTTATACAAATTAGTTTTTCCCCAGTATCCTACAAATATTTTTGAACCTAAAGCACTGAAAAAAGCAATGGAAAATGACTATCTTTTTGTTGTTGCCAAAGATGGGGAAGAAGTTATTGCTGCTGCGTCTGCAATGAGAACAGGATATGGCAGTGCTGAGATCACTGACTGTGCGGTGAATCCGGATTATCGGGGCAAACAGCTACTTCATTATCTAGTTGTCGCTCTTGAAAAGGAGTGTATAGCTGAGGGGATTGATCACGTTTTTTCAATTACACGGGCACGTTCAACGGGAATGAACATGACAGTAAAACGGTTAAACTATGAATATGAAGGTACATTGATCAATAATTGCATTATTACAAGTGGATTTGAGGATATGAATATTTGGAGTAAAGCATTAAAAAAATAG
- a CDS encoding PucR family transcriptional regulator, with the protein MLTIKEAMKLPALKETKLIAGHSGIDFPIKWVTTVEIIEDTSRFQNGEFLVTTGFGLIENEAYKKRFLKLINEKKLAGVALYTGFYIPEIPSFFIEAANKAGLPLIEIPKTINFSTVTKAILEQIANRQIRLLEDSLSIHKEMTKLALRNDGLQQVLSKLSELTGSSMFVFDDMYQLSAHMKRHKQMQVTESMIYFKDKPFILKHYLENSGTSTNQLHRFKLDEFPCFLTSVQTGEFTYGYLLMVNEKTYSSEMDEVILEHVATLIGIEFMKDYAIEETKVRLQGELVEEILHLQKNDLDENMALRRGLKLGFDLSKNQAVLFAKVKDPGRYSNDQNDWGQHLHYIASQQFSKLDRQYILLPKTDALVALIEVSESSKTVAKQQLKEASERILEHWKFHFQEQLTIGIGKTYKEIEKLSRSGREAEYAVQYSSLLLKKTNIIHFDDLGFYHLLIRVQEAGLSLDHYYQQYLGELVQGKSHRTDLILTLETYLAQNCHIQQTAAKLYIHRHTLKYRLSQIERKTGLSMQSADDRLNLHLAVMAYKFFHTIKS; encoded by the coding sequence ATGTTGACAATAAAGGAAGCAATGAAATTACCTGCACTGAAGGAAACCAAATTAATAGCTGGTCATTCTGGGATTGACTTTCCAATAAAATGGGTTACTACAGTCGAAATTATCGAGGATACTTCTCGTTTTCAGAATGGAGAATTTCTAGTGACAACCGGATTTGGCTTAATAGAAAACGAGGCTTACAAAAAGCGATTTTTAAAACTGATTAATGAGAAAAAATTGGCTGGTGTTGCTTTATATACTGGGTTTTATATTCCTGAAATCCCCTCTTTTTTTATTGAAGCTGCAAATAAAGCCGGGCTTCCTCTAATTGAAATTCCTAAGACCATTAATTTTTCAACTGTAACAAAAGCGATTCTAGAACAAATTGCCAACCGGCAAATACGTTTATTGGAAGACTCCTTATCGATCCATAAAGAAATGACAAAACTTGCTTTACGCAATGATGGCCTACAGCAAGTATTGAGTAAGTTAAGTGAACTCACAGGCTCAAGTATGTTTGTATTTGATGATATGTATCAATTGTCCGCCCACATGAAACGCCATAAGCAAATGCAAGTAACAGAGAGCATGATATATTTTAAAGACAAACCTTTTATTCTAAAGCACTATTTGGAGAATAGCGGTACATCCACCAACCAGCTTCACCGGTTTAAATTAGACGAATTTCCTTGTTTTTTAACGTCAGTACAAACAGGCGAATTTACTTACGGATATTTACTCATGGTAAACGAAAAGACGTATTCCTCTGAAATGGACGAGGTCATTTTAGAGCATGTAGCAACCCTGATTGGTATTGAGTTTATGAAAGATTATGCCATTGAGGAAACAAAGGTGAGGTTACAAGGGGAATTGGTTGAAGAAATCTTACACTTACAAAAAAATGATTTAGATGAGAATATGGCATTAAGACGTGGATTAAAGCTTGGGTTTGACCTATCAAAGAATCAAGCAGTGCTCTTTGCTAAGGTCAAAGATCCCGGCAGGTATTCAAACGACCAAAATGACTGGGGACAACACCTTCATTATATCGCCTCACAGCAGTTTTCAAAATTGGATAGACAGTATATTCTCCTGCCTAAAACTGATGCTCTCGTGGCGCTTATCGAAGTCTCAGAAAGCTCAAAAACCGTAGCTAAACAACAGCTTAAAGAAGCATCTGAACGGATACTGGAGCATTGGAAGTTTCATTTCCAAGAGCAGCTCACGATCGGAATCGGAAAAACGTATAAAGAAATTGAGAAACTCTCACGTAGCGGGCGTGAGGCTGAGTATGCGGTCCAATATTCATCATTACTGTTAAAGAAAACGAATATCATCCATTTTGATGATTTAGGGTTTTATCATCTACTTATTCGCGTCCAGGAAGCGGGATTATCGTTAGATCACTACTATCAGCAATATTTAGGAGAACTCGTTCAGGGAAAAAGCCACCGGACAGACTTAATTCTCACTTTGGAAACATACCTTGCGCAAAACTGTCACATTCAACAAACCGCAGCTAAACTTTACATTCACCGCCACACTCTAAAATACCGTTTATCTCAAATCGAAAGGAAAACTGGGCTCTCAATGCAGTCAGCCGACGATCGATTAAATTTGCATTTAGCGGTGATGGCTTATAAATTCTTCCATACAATAAAATCTTAA
- a CDS encoding aspartyl-phosphate phosphatase Spo0E family protein, with protein sequence MTLNQHIEEKRKELLHTAKSFGFQSRETLRCSKELDDLIINVQHSLSTPLFANQK encoded by the coding sequence ATGACATTGAATCAACACATTGAAGAAAAGCGTAAAGAACTATTACACACAGCAAAATCATTTGGTTTTCAATCAAGAGAAACTTTAAGGTGTTCCAAAGAATTGGACGACTTAATTATTAATGTTCAGCATAGTCTTTCTACTCCATTGTTTGCAAACCAGAAATAA
- the yppF gene encoding YppF family protein: protein MTLKTLIDFYCVRFDQSPTQVNDLMDLLAWCYVSEFISPSGYKSLLHELEKRGAEKPEFSDLNVLPIYA from the coding sequence TTGACATTAAAGACGTTAATCGACTTTTATTGTGTGCGTTTTGATCAATCACCTACACAGGTAAATGATTTGATGGACTTATTAGCATGGTGTTATGTATCAGAATTCATTTCCCCTTCCGGCTACAAAAGCTTACTTCATGAGCTTGAAAAAAGAGGGGCTGAAAAGCCAGAGTTTAGTGACTTAAACGTTCTACCGATTTATGCTTAA
- a CDS encoding S8 family peptidase — MKRIIRLSAFFSIALLAVLAVWFFSDHQQEDIATDDTNGLQAQMDEIFADDISWTVHMFMDKMEDQLIQWAGDATEEGDLAQMDEEIRDHDHFHGFATVNEGGEMSKVGEVIDNPVEKLDRQKKEGVWISEPYVEKGTEKLLMGTKNESTWYIGEMDLSFVSSFVKDLAVITGDNGQFFMGSSNMAVDFEPEETEMPYAKSEIADLNWNVYVHSEPTAETEVPFKDGEVVARLKEGVNAKDWAKAHEVTLVDEEGQDCVFRDTSRTTDQLIEEWEADPDLYFTEPNYTVEKQTSFHQKRANPSLESKPSLFQPQAVSPNDELYDPYQWNLSMITVEDGWEVTEGNEEIPIAIIDSGVDPEHVDLQEKIIGGYNSFEDNEHYYDEHGHGTHVAGVAAAITNNVEGIAGVSWNNPILAVKALDANAEGNSFSIAEAVRWATDNGARVINMSLGDNHDSEVMRDAIRYAYEQDVVLIAASGNENVEEPMYPAAYPEVLTVAALDPEGGKAVFSNFGDHVDVSAPGEHIPSTYIHNEYVAMSGTSMASPHVAGLAGLILSVSPNLTNEEVYSIIRESCDDIGDEGADPYTGYGVINVTKAVNMANAE; from the coding sequence ATGAAACGGATTATTAGACTTTCTGCTTTTTTCTCAATAGCCTTATTAGCGGTACTAGCCGTTTGGTTTTTCAGTGATCACCAACAAGAAGATATAGCAACGGATGATACAAACGGACTTCAAGCCCAAATGGATGAAATATTTGCTGATGATATTTCTTGGACCGTTCATATGTTTATGGATAAAATGGAGGACCAGCTTATCCAATGGGCAGGTGATGCTACGGAGGAAGGCGACTTGGCACAAATGGATGAAGAGATTAGAGACCACGATCACTTTCACGGTTTTGCAACCGTAAATGAAGGTGGAGAAATGTCAAAGGTCGGAGAAGTAATTGACAACCCTGTTGAAAAACTAGACCGACAAAAGAAAGAAGGAGTATGGATATCAGAACCTTATGTTGAAAAGGGAACCGAAAAGCTTTTAATGGGGACCAAAAATGAATCTACGTGGTATATAGGTGAAATGGACCTTTCGTTTGTAAGTTCGTTTGTGAAAGACCTTGCCGTGATTACTGGAGATAATGGACAGTTTTTTATGGGATCCAGCAACATGGCGGTTGATTTTGAACCGGAAGAAACGGAAATGCCTTATGCTAAAAGTGAGATTGCGGATTTGAACTGGAATGTTTATGTGCATAGTGAACCGACTGCTGAAACTGAAGTCCCATTTAAGGATGGAGAAGTGGTTGCTCGCTTAAAGGAAGGAGTCAATGCAAAAGATTGGGCTAAAGCACACGAGGTTACTTTAGTAGATGAAGAAGGGCAGGACTGTGTGTTTAGAGATACGAGTCGAACAACAGATCAACTTATCGAGGAATGGGAAGCTGACCCTGATCTCTATTTTACGGAACCTAACTATACAGTTGAAAAACAAACATCATTTCATCAAAAACGGGCAAACCCGTCATTAGAGTCTAAACCTAGCTTATTTCAGCCGCAGGCCGTGTCACCAAATGACGAGTTGTACGATCCTTATCAATGGAATTTAAGTATGATTACGGTGGAAGATGGATGGGAAGTTACAGAGGGGAATGAAGAAATTCCTATTGCAATAATTGACAGTGGTGTGGATCCGGAGCATGTAGATCTCCAAGAAAAAATCATTGGAGGCTATAACTCTTTCGAGGATAATGAACACTATTATGATGAGCACGGTCATGGAACTCATGTAGCAGGAGTGGCTGCTGCGATCACCAATAATGTGGAAGGGATTGCAGGGGTATCCTGGAATAATCCAATTCTTGCAGTGAAAGCGCTTGATGCCAATGCAGAAGGTAATTCTTTTTCCATTGCGGAAGCGGTTCGTTGGGCAACAGATAACGGAGCAAGGGTTATTAATATGAGTTTGGGTGATAATCATGATTCTGAAGTAATGAGGGATGCAATTCGTTATGCCTATGAACAGGATGTCGTTCTAATTGCTGCAAGCGGAAATGAAAATGTGGAAGAACCGATGTATCCTGCGGCATATCCAGAAGTTTTGACAGTAGCTGCTTTGGATCCTGAAGGTGGAAAGGCAGTATTTTCAAACTTTGGTGATCATGTCGATGTCTCCGCTCCAGGAGAACATATCCCTAGTACGTATATTCATAACGAATATGTTGCTATGAGTGGTACCTCAATGGCTTCTCCTCATGTAGCTGGATTGGCTGGCCTTATTCTATCGGTCTCCCCTAATTTAACGAACGAAGAGGTGTATTCGATTATTAGGGAATCTTGTGATGACATAGGTGACGAAGGAGCAGATCCATATACGGGATATGGTGTTATTAATGTCACCAAGGCAGTCAATATGGCAAATGCTGAGTAG
- a CDS encoding CoA transferase subunit A, which yields MSTIDEKRGLVDKTMDINEAFSFINDGITLMFGGFGGVGNPPTLIDEIIKRGINELTLIGNDAGFPTIGIGRLISAQRVKKLIASHIGSNPVAGEQMTNGVLEVEFSPQGTLAERIRAGGVGLGGVFVDVGVGNTEIEKNKQTVTINEKTFLVEEALSADVAIVFAKKADKYGNLTFDTSARNTNPLIAMAGKTTIVEAEQIVETGELAPEEVVTPGVFVDAIVQSKGVNWQWVWENQ from the coding sequence ATGAGTACCATTGATGAAAAGCGTGGGTTAGTAGACAAAACAATGGATATAAACGAGGCTTTTTCGTTTATTAACGATGGGATTACGCTTATGTTCGGTGGATTTGGAGGAGTAGGAAATCCTCCGACACTTATTGATGAAATCATCAAGAGAGGGATCAATGAATTAACACTAATTGGGAATGACGCTGGATTTCCAACAATTGGAATTGGTCGCTTAATTTCTGCTCAGCGTGTAAAGAAATTAATCGCTTCTCATATTGGCTCGAATCCTGTTGCAGGCGAGCAAATGACAAACGGTGTACTTGAGGTGGAGTTTTCTCCTCAGGGGACGTTGGCTGAGCGAATAAGGGCAGGGGGAGTCGGATTGGGTGGAGTTTTCGTCGATGTTGGGGTAGGCAACACAGAAATTGAAAAGAACAAACAGACAGTTACTATTAACGAGAAAACATTTTTAGTCGAGGAAGCCCTGTCAGCAGATGTGGCTATCGTTTTTGCAAAAAAAGCTGATAAGTATGGCAATCTGACTTTCGATACAAGTGCTAGAAATACGAATCCGCTAATTGCAATGGCTGGGAAAACAACAATTGTTGAAGCAGAACAAATTGTAGAAACGGGGGAACTCGCCCCTGAAGAAGTTGTGACACCAGGGGTGTTTGTCGATGCGATTGTGCAAAGCAAAGGGGTGAACTGGCAATGGGTATGGGAAAATCAGTAA
- a CDS encoding aspartate aminotransferase family protein gives MGESYLIKPLLDEKYPTATYGKGIYLYDSAGKEYIDGASGAVTAGIGHGVLEIAQVMKEQAEKVSFVYRSQFTSEPAEKLAKKLSDWTPGDLKWTFFVNSGSEATETALKVALQYWQEKGKSSKTKILSRWMSYHGITLGALSMSGHIGRRERFTPLLEGFPTLNPPYCYRCPFNKTYPECSLHCAKELETAIRRIGSNHIAAFIAEPIIGASGAAVVPPDGYYETIQEICKRHDILFIADEVMTGMGRCGKNFAIEHWNVTPDIMALGKGLGAGFTPIAATIMTDKVMAPIFHGSKLIMSGHTYSANPQSAAVALKVIDYIERHQLVDQSRTVGEYLKEQLKFLQTKYPMIGDVRGRGMLVGIEFVSNIFNKLPFSREIQVSRTIIERAMEKGLITYPASAGVDGLNGDAIIIAPPLITKKEEVDKIIQLFEQTVKEIQDELQVQGFFSSVG, from the coding sequence GTGGGAGAAAGTTATTTAATTAAACCTTTACTGGATGAAAAGTACCCGACAGCCACTTATGGAAAAGGGATTTATTTATACGATTCAGCTGGAAAAGAATATATCGATGGTGCTTCAGGAGCAGTAACGGCAGGAATTGGTCACGGTGTTTTAGAAATAGCTCAAGTCATGAAAGAACAGGCCGAAAAAGTATCATTTGTTTACCGCTCACAATTTACAAGTGAACCAGCTGAGAAGCTTGCGAAAAAATTAAGCGATTGGACCCCTGGTGATTTGAAATGGACTTTCTTTGTTAACAGTGGATCTGAGGCAACAGAAACCGCATTAAAAGTTGCTTTACAATATTGGCAGGAAAAAGGGAAAAGCAGTAAGACGAAAATTTTGTCCAGGTGGATGAGTTACCACGGGATTACGCTTGGTGCATTGTCAATGTCTGGACATATTGGGAGAAGGGAGCGGTTTACCCCCTTATTGGAGGGCTTTCCTACTTTGAATCCTCCATACTGTTACCGCTGTCCATTTAACAAGACTTATCCAGAATGTTCACTCCACTGTGCGAAAGAACTAGAAACGGCAATCCGACGTATTGGTTCTAATCACATTGCAGCTTTTATTGCAGAACCTATCATAGGGGCATCTGGTGCTGCAGTGGTACCGCCGGATGGTTACTATGAAACGATCCAGGAAATTTGTAAACGTCATGACATTTTGTTTATTGCAGATGAGGTAATGACAGGAATGGGGCGATGTGGAAAGAACTTTGCAATTGAACATTGGAATGTCACGCCAGATATTATGGCTTTAGGAAAAGGTCTTGGTGCAGGTTTCACGCCAATTGCAGCAACGATAATGACTGATAAAGTAATGGCGCCTATTTTCCATGGTTCAAAGCTGATTATGAGTGGGCATACTTACAGTGCCAACCCTCAATCTGCAGCAGTAGCACTTAAAGTTATAGACTATATTGAACGTCATCAACTTGTAGATCAATCAAGAACTGTAGGTGAATATTTAAAAGAACAATTAAAGTTTCTTCAAACAAAGTACCCAATGATTGGTGATGTTAGAGGGAGAGGCATGCTTGTTGGAATTGAATTTGTATCAAATATCTTTAATAAACTCCCTTTTTCTCGTGAAATTCAAGTATCCAGAACAATTATTGAACGGGCGATGGAAAAAGGCCTCATTACTTATCCGGCATCCGCTGGCGTTGATGGTTTAAATGGGGATGCGATTATTATTGCACCACCACTCATTACAAAAAAGGAAGAAGTTGATAAGATCATTCAACTTTTTGAACAAACGGTTAAAGAAATCCAGGATGAGCTGCAAGTACAAGGTTTTTTTAGCTCAGTAGGATAA